The genomic region GACGGTAGTGCCGGTTGGAGGTCAGTGCGTTAAAAACGTCGGCTACTGCTACAATTCTTGCTGAAAGGGGAATTTCCTCTCCCCGGAGACCGTAAGGATACCCCGATCCATCCCACCGCTCGTGGTGGAAGAGGGCAACCTCGTAGCAGGTTCGCAGTATTTTGTTTTCGGGGTGGCGGGACACTGCTTCCTCAAGGAGACGAGCACCGTAGAGAGTATGGCGTTCCATTGCTTGTCGTTCTTCCGGAGTGTACGGGCCGGCTTTCTTCAAGAGGCTATCCGGGAGCACTATTTTCCCAATGTCATGGAAAGCAGAAGCGACTTGTATGCACTCTGGAAAAGAGGGATCCCCCACGTCGTACCGTTCGCTGTAGGCTTTTGCTAAGAGGAAGGCCACGATACGAGTGTCCCGAATATGTTTTCCTGTGTACTCGTCTTGAAACTCCAGGATTTTTGAGGGAAGTTCAAGAAAAATGTCCAGAATAAGCCAGGTGAGCTTTTGTAGCCCTGATGCAATGTAGGCGGCGAGTTTCTTAGCCGATACCGGTTTCTCCAGAAAGTTGTCCGCCCCGAGCCTTAATGCCTTAATGACGAACTCCTCTTCACCATGGCCAGAGAGGACAATGATGTATGGATACACGTAAGGCGAGCGGTTACGAATGGCCGTAATGAGATCAAAGCCATCCATTTCTGGCATAACAAGGTCTGTGATGATAATACGATACCTGTGAGGGTTTTCCTCAAAACATCCCAGAGCCTCTCGGCCATTGCTGACCACCTTAACCTCGTACCCACTCTTCTCTATGTACTGCCCAACGATCTTGCGCGTGAGGTGGTCGTCATCGGCAAAAAGTATTGTGAGGCCTTCTATCGGGTATCCCCCCTTAGGATAGGCTTAGACCAGCAACAAGTGATCCCCTCCCGAGACGAAGCTGTACTTTCCATGCCGGCATGACACTCAAAATACCCTGAAGGTCTTCTCCCACGACCCCTGTTGGAGGGGTGGCAAGGAGCGGCACATCCAGGCGGGCGAGAAAAGCACCGCATACCATGGTGGCGAGCTCCGAAAGGGCACTGAGTCCCATTTCCGAGGAAAAACCCTCTGGATCTCCAATCATGATACCTGCCAGAAAGGAGGCTCCTTCTTGGTCAAGCTCGAGGCTCATGATACCCTTTCGTTCCCCGTCTCTCTCTAAAAGCCCGGTGATTATACAGAGAAACCCTTCTACACGGTGGGAGTCGGTCACCCTCGTCTGCAAATAAGCGACCTCCACTCCAAACGCCGAGAGGACTTCCTGAATAGCTGTGCCGAGTTCCCCAATCATTGTTCCTCCTTGAGTGCGATATCCATCGTGATTTCTCCATAAGAAGTGGAAAGGGTTACACAGGATCCCATCATGCCAAGGTTAAAGAACACTATGTGTTTCCCAAGGAAAGAACTCGGGGGAGAAGGCCGAAGGTTATACCCTTGGAAGCGATTGTTTATCCTTGTAAGTGCGTGACCGGCAACGAGGTTTCCAAATTCACTGGCGGTGAGGAGTTTCTCCTCAGGGGATGGTTGGGTTTCTCCGCCCATGGAGCAGAAGAGTGCCACAGAGAGTGTTTCTGGGATTCCCAAAAGGAGCCGCCCTGAAAGCGCACCCGAGAACCCGACTATGGCCACCACTCCGTCAAAAGCAATGAGCGAATTTCTTGCTTCCTCCTGCCGTTTTTCGATTTCCACTCCGAGGATCTGGGCAGAGACCTCCCTCGCAGCGTCCACGAAAGCCTCGACGATCTCGTTCGATTGATTTCGCTCCACCGTATCACCTCTTGGAAAGGTTTTGTAGCGCTGAGAGGAGAGCTTGAGGGGTAAAAGGTTTTTGCAAAGAGGATGTGATGCCCAGCGCTCGAGCCTCGGCAAGAAGTCCCTCGTCCCCCATGGCGCTGAGGAGGAGAATTCTCGCGCGGGGGTCAAAGGCGAGAATCTCTCTTGCAGCTGAAAGGCCATCTCTCACCGGCATGGTCACATCAAGGGTCACAATGTCGGGGAGGAGCTCTCGGTAGAGCGTCACTGCTTCTTCGCCGTTCTTTGCTTCTCCAACCACCTCAAATTCCGAACCTAAGCAGGCTTTTTTCACCATGTTCCGTACAAGCGGTGAGTCGTCAACCACGAGAACCCTCATTCCTTCCTCACCCCCACCTTTCTCACAATGGCCTCGTGAATTCGGTAGGAGGGGAGCACAACTTCTGCCCCTCCTCGGGCAATGGCCTCCTGGGGCATGCCAAAGACGATGGCTGTTTCCTCGGACTCGGCAATGGTATAGCCACCGCTTTGCCGTATCTTTACCATGGCCTCTGCCCCATCGTCTCCCATTCCGGTCATGAGAACTCCTACGGTTCGCTCTCTGAAAACCTCAAGGACTGAAAACATCATCACGTCAACCGAGGGCATGAACATGTGCTTGGGTATCGTGGAGAGCCGGATGACGAGGCGCTCTCCCTGCTGTTCAACTTTCAGATGGTACCCCCCCTTGCCTACGTACACCGTACCCGGTTCAACCTCCATACCGTTTTCCGCTTCCACAACCCTCAGGGCGCAGTAGTTGTCCAGCCTTTCTGCGTACGATTTCGTGAAAGCAGGTGGCATGTGCTGCACGAGAAAGACTGCCGCATTGAGGTTGGCAGGGAGGTAAGGCAGGACGTCATAAATGGTTTTTGGACCCCCGGTGGATATCCCGATAGCTACGGCGAAAAACGGCACTGCTGGTGCTTTTCGGAGAGTAACTTTGCGTTCCACGCGGGGAAGGGATCTCCGCTCCGCGAGCTTACGGAGAGCCCTTCCCCTTCGCGATGCCTTACAGGCTGCTCGAAGCTTTTCAAGGAGCTCCTGCTGCACAAGGTAGAGGTCGGGTGACACCGTTCCTCCTGGTTTGGCGACACAGTCGAAGGCTCCAAGCTCCAGAGCCTCGAAAGTCGTGGTTGCACCATCCTGGGTGAGGGAAGAAACCACAACCACCGGGGCGATGGCTTCCTCAACAATAATCTGGAGAGCCGTCAGACCATCCATTCTCGGCATGTTCACGTCCATGGTAATGACATCGGGTCGCAGTGCTCGAGCTTTCTCCACTGCGTCCTCTCCATCCCTTGCGGTGTCTATGACTTCAAAGGCTGGATCGGACGCGATGATTTTTTTGAGTACTTTCCGCATCAGGGCTGAATCGTCAACAACGAGGACACGCCACTTTTCCATGGTCATTCTGTGTCCAAGGCCCTTTTAAGACCCTTCTTGCCGGTGGCTTTCTTATGGTTTCCCTCACGAGTACCCTTAGTTACTGCCTCCTCCATGAGTTGCGTCTCTTCTTCGGTGAGGATTCTGGTCATGTTTAGGATGAGAATGACCTCTTCTCCCTTTTGGGCTATCCGCTCGACAAACCGTCCCGCCTCTCCAGAGCGCACTGCATCCGGTACCGGAGCGATGGCACTTTCGGGGATTTTCTCCACGCCCTCCACGGCATCCACGATGAACCCCGTTTTCCCTCCCCCGACTTCTACCACGATGATGCGGGTTAGTTCGTTTCGGATGGCCTGTGGCAACCCAAAGCGTTTCCGCAGGTCCACAATCGGAATTACCTCTCCCCGGAGGTTCATCACTCCTTCAAGAAATTCTGGAGATTTTGGAATCCTTGTGATGGTTGCTACCCGGTTAATTTCGCGCACCTCTTCGATGGGTACCCCATAGTGCTCTTCGTCGACCCGGAAAACGATGTACTGCATTTCCGACTCTTGCCTTGCAGAAGTCACTTCTTCCTTTTCCTCTCCTCCCCCAAGGCTTGCAATTTCCTCTGCAAAAAGCGAAGCGGCCTTAAGGACCATGATGGTCCTGTCCCCTCTGCGGACGATACCCGAAATCTCCCCTCGTTCGCTCTGTTCCACAAAGGCCGGGGGTTTCTGGATTTCACTTTTTTGGATTCGGAGTACCTCGTGGATTCGGTCGACGACGAGCCCAAGCCATTTTTCCTTCAAGCGGAGAACGATGACCTTGGTAAACTCATCAATCGGAGACACAGGGAGACCGAGCATGGTTCGCAGATCGATGATGGGAAGGACCGCGTTCCTCAGGTGGGTGACACCCTTCACGTAAGGGGGAACATCGGGAACTTCGGTTGGTTTTGAGTAACGGATGATTTCCTGAACCTCTTCGATAGGGAAGGCGTATTCCTCGTTTTCCAGGGCGAAGGTGACAATCTGGAGATGCTCTTCGGTCACCTTTTCCTTTGTTTTCTTCTCGGTTTCTCGGGTACCCTGGAAACGGTCCCAGCGCGCTTCTCCTTCCTCACCAGAGCCAAAGAACTTTTCCACCTCGAGAACCATTTCCAGCGCGTCCCCGGTGCGGATGACTTTTTGCACGAACTCGCTTGAGGTGGCAGCACTCTCGATTTGATCCTCCGTAACCTGAATCACCTGGGCCGTTCGGTCGACGACAATCCCCAGTATCCTTTCCTGCGAGTGCAGGACCACAATCTTTGAGGTTTCCAGATCTTCTTCGGGGAGCCCAAGCCTTCGGCGAAGGCTCATAATGGGGAGCACTTCACCGCGGAGGTTCGCCACACCGAGGATGTGTTCCGGCACGAGTGGGATCCTTGTGACTTTTGGAGGCCGTACGATTTCCCGCACGAGATGCACCGGAACGGCGTACATCTCCCCGGCTATGGCAAAGGTAACGTACTTGGTTTCGCTTGTGGTTACCATGGTCATACCCCCACCTCATGTTGCAGCTCGTCGGCGGTGGCAGCAATTTCTTCGATAGCCTTAGCAAGTTCCTCCACGCCCCTTGCTTGCTCTCGAGCACCTTTAGCAGCTTCCTCGATGGCTGAGGCAGACTCCACGGCTGAGGCGTTGATTTGCTCAATGGCCTTACCGGATTCTTCGACGGCGGCGGAGATTTGCTCGAGTTCTCGTTCCACGGCGTCGAGTCTGGACGTCAGATCCTGCATCGCTTTGGCGACGTTTTCAAGAAGCTTTGTGGTTTCCCGCGCTTTCACAACCTCACCAGCCGCAACCCTTGCCGAGTCAGCGATGTCGCTTGCCACAAGTTGCACCTGGTACTGGATGGCGGTGACAAGGTCTTTGATTTGCTCGGCATTTTTTCCGGATTCGTTTGCCAGGTTTCGAATATCGTTGGCCACCACTGCGAATCCCTTTCCGTATTCTCCCGCCCGAGCGGCCTCGATGAATCCATTTACGGCAAGCATATTCGTCTGGATGGTCACCTTATCGATGGTGTCCACAGTTTTTCCTATTTGTCGAGCCCGCTCAGAGAGCGTTTCCACGTTCCGCGAGGCTTCGGCATACGAGGCCGATGCGGTAGAGATGCCCTCGATCATTTTCTCAATGTTTACACGATTGGCTCGGATCCGCTCCGTGAGCTCTGCGAGGAGTTTCACATCTCCAGCCACGATGCTTCGCAATTCATCGATTCTCTTTGCCAGGGCGTCGACGAGTTGCCTCGAGCGTTCTGTGGATTCTGCGAGCACCTGGGCTCCCTTCTCCAGCTGTCCGAGAGCCGTGCTGATCTCCTGGGCGCTGCTTGAGAGTTCCTCGATGTTTGAGGAAAGCTCTTCTGCCGCGGCTGCGAGGGTTTCCGAGGCCTTTTCGGTATCGGTGGATGTCTTCAGCTCTTCTGCAAGTTCTACGAGCTCTTGGGCTGCAGTCTGAGTTTGCGCAAAGGCCTTCGCTTGCTCTTCAACGGCCTTGGAAGCCTCGAGAGCGGCAGAACTCATCTCTTCCGAGCCGCTCGCTACCTGCTCCGACGACTCGAGGAGTTCCTGGGCTGCATTGGCAATCTCACCCATGTCTTGGGATATCCGGTTCATGTGGGCCACCATTTCCACAAAGCGTGCCATAATATCCTCAAGTTGCTCCGTAACCTCTTTCCCAAGGGTCACCTGGGACTGGGACTCCTCGACGATTTTTTGGATATCCTGCACGGTTCTGGCTACGGCTTCCTTAATATTTGCGACAATGCCGGTGATCTCTCGAGCTGAGCGCTCAGAGATTTCGGCAAGCCCTCGAACCTCATCGGCTACCACGGCGAAGCCACTTCCATGCTCTCCTGCCCGGGCTGCCTCGATTGCCGCATTAAGTGCCAGGAGGTTTGTCTGATCGGCAATCATGACAACGGTCTTCACGATTTCCTCTATTTTGTTGGACTGTTCCTCCAGCTTGCGGATAAGCGCTGCAGACTCCTCATTTTTCCTTGCCGCTTCGTCAACGGCCCTGATGAGCCCCTGGACGTTCTCGCTCATGGCACCTGTCGCACTTTGGGCGTTGGTGGTGCTCCGGACCATCTCCTGAACCATCGCCTGGATGTTTGAAGCGCTCCCCCGTATTTGGTTCACGGCGGCTCTTGACTCATCGGCAGCGCTTGAGGCTTCTTCTGCACCGGCAGCGATTTGTTCCATAGCCTTGGAGAGCTCTTCCACGGCTGATGAGGCTTCCTCGACCCCGGCCAGGAGTTGTTCGGCAGCACTTGAAATGCGTTCAGCCATTGCCTGACGTTTTGCAAGTGTCCTTGCCCTTGCCCGCTCTTGAGCTCTCTTGCGGGCTTCTTCCCGTCGTGCCTGAAGGCCTTCTTCCTCAAGAGGCTTAATGCCTGTACGCACCTGAACATCCTTGGCCTCTTTCTGCGTTTCTGGAACTGCAAGTTTCTTCTGGGCCACCTTTTGCACCCCCTGTATTGGTATTCAGAAAACCTCAATACCTGTTCCTCTCTGCTCTGCAAGCTCCTCACCGTCTGGCGTCCCGAAAACGCTACCGGTTATGGCGAGGGTTGCTGCTTCCCCGGTATCGGTGTCCTCGGCTACCACCTCAAGGACGCCATCCCCGTTGACGATGAAACTGATAGCGAGTCTGGCCTCTCCTTTCCTCCACCTCCTTTGGGAATGAAAGTGAAAATGGCCGAGGAGTTTAAGGCTCCCTTCTCGTTCCTGGAGCACCTTCACCACGACCTGGTCTTGGTCGTCCTGGGTATTGGTGAAAATCCTTGTGGCAACCGTCGGGTAAATCGTTCCCCTTTCGATGAGGGAGACGAAGCGTCCGTCATCGTCAAGGACTCCTAAAGAATGGGGGAGAACGTCTCGGAGCTCCACGTGGCTCAGGCGACCCTCAAGCATGGCGGCATGAACCGCTGCTCCTAAGGCGACTACCTCGTCGGGGTTTACCTCGGCCTTGAATTCTGCCTGGGGGAACATGGAGCGCATGGTTTTTTGGAAAAGGGGGAGGCGAGACGAGCCTCCACTCAGAATCACTACATCCACCTGGGACGGGGAAACCCGAGCCTCTCGGAGGGTTGCTTCGACAAGGGAGAACGCCCGCTCGAAGAGAGATGCGGCGAGGTGCTCAAACCGTTCTCGGGAGATGGTGAGATGAACATGTACCGGACCCTGTTCGGTAAGGGCGATGTAAGGGATGATGATGGTTGTTTCTGT from Candidatus Caldatribacterium sp. harbors:
- a CDS encoding response regulator encodes the protein MVSNGREALGCFEENPHRYRIIITDLVMPEMDGFDLITAIRNRSPYVYPYIIVLSGHGEEEFVIKALRLGADNFLEKPVSAKKLAAYIASGLQKLTWLILDIFLELPSKILEFQDEYTGKHIRDTRIVAFLLAKAYSERYDVGDPSFPECIQVASAFHDIGKIVLPDSLLKKAGPYTPEERQAMERHTLYGARLLEEAVSRHPENKILRTCYEVALFHHERWDGSGYPYGLRGEEIPLSARIVAVADVFNALTSNRHYRPAYSLEEAFALLERERERYDPKVLSLLFEYQGFFGAMKKRRTD
- a CDS encoding chemotaxis protein CheX: MIGELGTAIQEVLSAFGVEVAYLQTRVTDSHRVEGFLCIITGLLERDGERKGIMSLELDQEGASFLAGIMIGDPEGFSSEMGLSALSELATMVCGAFLARLDVPLLATPPTGVVGEDLQGILSVMPAWKVQLRLGRGSLVAGLSLS
- a CDS encoding chemotaxis protein CheX, yielding MERNQSNEIVEAFVDAAREVSAQILGVEIEKRQEEARNSLIAFDGVVAIVGFSGALSGRLLLGIPETLSVALFCSMGGETQPSPEEKLLTASEFGNLVAGHALTRINNRFQGYNLRPSPPSSFLGKHIVFFNLGMMGSCVTLSTSYGEITMDIALKEEQ
- a CDS encoding response regulator, which encodes MRVLVVDDSPLVRNMVKKACLGSEFEVVGEAKNGEEAVTLYRELLPDIVTLDVTMPVRDGLSAAREILAFDPRARILLLSAMGDEGLLAEARALGITSSLQKPFTPQALLSALQNLSKR
- a CDS encoding chemotaxis response regulator protein-glutamate methylesterase: MEKWRVLVVDDSALMRKVLKKIIASDPAFEVIDTARDGEDAVEKARALRPDVITMDVNMPRMDGLTALQIIVEEAIAPVVVVSSLTQDGATTTFEALELGAFDCVAKPGGTVSPDLYLVQQELLEKLRAACKASRRGRALRKLAERRSLPRVERKVTLRKAPAVPFFAVAIGISTGGPKTIYDVLPYLPANLNAAVFLVQHMPPAFTKSYAERLDNYCALRVVEAENGMEVEPGTVYVGKGGYHLKVEQQGERLVIRLSTIPKHMFMPSVDVMMFSVLEVFRERTVGVLMTGMGDDGAEAMVKIRQSGGYTIAESEETAIVFGMPQEAIARGGAEVVLPSYRIHEAIVRKVGVRKE
- a CDS encoding chemotaxis protein CheW; the encoded protein is MVTTSETKYVTFAIAGEMYAVPVHLVREIVRPPKVTRIPLVPEHILGVANLRGEVLPIMSLRRRLGLPEEDLETSKIVVLHSQERILGIVVDRTAQVIQVTEDQIESAATSSEFVQKVIRTGDALEMVLEVEKFFGSGEEGEARWDRFQGTRETEKKTKEKVTEEHLQIVTFALENEEYAFPIEEVQEIIRYSKPTEVPDVPPYVKGVTHLRNAVLPIIDLRTMLGLPVSPIDEFTKVIVLRLKEKWLGLVVDRIHEVLRIQKSEIQKPPAFVEQSERGEISGIVRRGDRTIMVLKAASLFAEEIASLGGGEEKEEVTSARQESEMQYIVFRVDEEHYGVPIEEVREINRVATITRIPKSPEFLEGVMNLRGEVIPIVDLRKRFGLPQAIRNELTRIIVVEVGGGKTGFIVDAVEGVEKIPESAIAPVPDAVRSGEAGRFVERIAQKGEEVILILNMTRILTEEETQLMEEAVTKGTREGNHKKATGKKGLKRALDTE
- a CDS encoding methyl-accepting chemotaxis protein produces the protein MAQKKLAVPETQKEAKDVQVRTGIKPLEEEGLQARREEARKRAQERARARTLAKRQAMAERISSAAEQLLAGVEEASSAVEELSKAMEQIAAGAEEASSAADESRAAVNQIRGSASNIQAMVQEMVRSTTNAQSATGAMSENVQGLIRAVDEAARKNEESAALIRKLEEQSNKIEEIVKTVVMIADQTNLLALNAAIEAARAGEHGSGFAVVADEVRGLAEISERSAREITGIVANIKEAVARTVQDIQKIVEESQSQVTLGKEVTEQLEDIMARFVEMVAHMNRISQDMGEIANAAQELLESSEQVASGSEEMSSAALEASKAVEEQAKAFAQTQTAAQELVELAEELKTSTDTEKASETLAAAAEELSSNIEELSSSAQEISTALGQLEKGAQVLAESTERSRQLVDALAKRIDELRSIVAGDVKLLAELTERIRANRVNIEKMIEGISTASASYAEASRNVETLSERARQIGKTVDTIDKVTIQTNMLAVNGFIEAARAGEYGKGFAVVANDIRNLANESGKNAEQIKDLVTAIQYQVQLVASDIADSARVAAGEVVKARETTKLLENVAKAMQDLTSRLDAVERELEQISAAVEESGKAIEQINASAVESASAIEEAAKGAREQARGVEELAKAIEEIAATADELQHEVGV
- a CDS encoding Hsp70 family protein, with amino-acid sequence YFDDNQRQGVLRAAHLGGITVAKLLNEPTAAALAYGVQERGRKLILVLDFGGGTFDITLMEYQEGLFRVITTGGSTELGGADFDTVLARWVVETVREEKGVNLENDPVAMYHILTNVERAKIDLSSTTETTIIIPYIALTEQGPVHVHLTISRERFEHLAASLFERAFSLVEATLREARVSPSQVDVVILSGGSSRLPLFQKTMRSMFPQAEFKAEVNPDEVVALGAAVHAAMLEGRLSHVELRDVLPHSLGVLDDDGRFVSLIERGTIYPTVATRIFTNTQDDQDQVVVKVLQEREGSLKLLGHFHFHSQRRWRKGEARLAISFIVNGDGVLEVVAEDTDTGEAATLAITGSVFGTPDGEELAEQRGTGIEVF